The DNA segment GAGCGTATGGGCCTATGAGTAGCAGTGGGTTGATGATCCATACTGAGATTGACCGCACACAGTGGACTTTTGTCATCTTTGTTATGTAGTTTCTCATGGTTTATCTTTGCGATGATTTACCTTTCAGGTACACAGCTTATGACTCCTGAAAGGCGCAAGGCCGTTTGGGCAATCTATGGTACGAACAAGTTGCAGATTTACTTATTACTGTCAATTGTGAAAGCTAGTTTGAAGTTATTGTTCATGAATCATGACATCGTTGATTCTTACGCAatgttttttctaattttatttttaccTTTTGCAGTGTGGTGCAGAAGAACCGATGAGCTAGTGGATGGTCCTAACGCATCTTACATTACGCCGACTGCGCTTGATCGATGGGAGAAGAGATTAGAAGATCTCTTTGAAGGCCACCCGTATGATATGTTCGATGCAGCCCTCTCAGACACAGTGTCCAAGTTTCCGGTAGATATCCAGGTAAAAACAGCCGACTGAAATTTCACAGCATGTCTCTAGAGCAGTTATAAGTTACTAATAGTAAAATTAACTATGTACTACAATTTCTGTTGTTTCCGCAACATCATCAccttctatttcttttttagcCATTCAAAGATATGATTGAAGGAATGAGGCTTGACTTGTGGAAATCGAGGTACAGGAGCTTCGATGAGCTCTACCTCTACTGCTACTATGTCGCCGGTACTGTTGGTCTTATGACAGTACCTGTGATGGGAATTGCCCCGGACTCAAAGGCCTCAACTGAGAGCGTGTACAATGCTGCTCTAGCTCTCGGAATTGCCAACCAGCTGACAAATATACTCCGAGATGTAGGCGAAGAGTAAGTACCAACTTTATTTAGCACTAAGCATATTCTTAAATTTTGGATTTGCACATGGACTACATCTTGTTGGATACAGCACCCAACAAATTTTACATAAACACTTGTGCATTATAATCTAGTGAAAAACATAAAATTTAAAGTGCATATGGGTTACTGTATTTTACTCTGTCTACTTGTCAGCAAGGGACATATTAACTTGTCCCTGTCCAGAattgtttttctcttttgctCGATTGTAATGTAGcatgtttgttgttgtggatgGAATATCAGTGCGAGGAGAGGGAGAATATACCTTCCAATGGACGAGCTTGCACAGGCAGGTCTGACAGAAGAGGACATATTCAGAGGGAAAGTGACTGATAAATGGAGGAGGTTCATGAAGGGCCAGATTCAGCGTGCTAGGTTGTTCTTTGATGAGGCTGAGAAGGGTGTCGCCCATCTAGACTCTCCGAGCAGATGGCCGGTATGTGAGCTCAGAAATTCTTTGTTTTTTAGAGTCTATTGTGAATTGAGATTTACAGGAAAGTGGTGGggttttttatagaaaaaataaggtTCGGATCACTTACTAGCTGGTCAATTCTTCTCCTGCAGGTTCTTGCATCTCTGTGGCTCTACAGGCAGATCCTGGATGCCATTGAGGCGAATGACTACAACAACTTCACCAAGCGCGCGTACGTAGGCAAGGCGAAGAAATTGCTGTCGTTGCCGGTCGCATACGCAAGAGCAGCCGTTGCATCATGAACCATCCCTAGATCAGatgccttttgttttctttttctccaaacccacttcatttttttcctttcatttttgcAAGATTTCTTGGCTGCTGTATATAATCAGCTTCAGCTGCCTGCATGGCATGATAAGCCTGTCACTGTTTCTAGTGCAAGGGACTCATGTTAGAATACAGAAGGGGAAATTACAGTTCAAGAAGCATCTGTGAACACAttgcagctcctcctcctcttttaCAGATATCATAAATTCAGAATCCAGGCGTACTGAGTACTGACCTGAACACACtgaatgcaaagaaaaatgtCATCATAAGTGAACTCCTGGCAGATGTTGCTGTTATTGGATCAGTTAAACATGCTTAATCTTGCATTCCTGATCGGACATGATGCTAACATGGTGATGTGAGTAAGTTTGGTTATTGTTGGCGTAAGAAAATATCTTGCACGAATAAATACGGCGAAAGCTTACTCATAGGAGTAgcttaagcttggagaagaaataAAGAGAGAAATACCAAATATGTTGATGGTAAAAAGAATTGGGGCTTAGCCTAATGGCTAGAgatctgtatttatagtaccgGTATGGTGTGAAATGTATAAGTATGCCCCTACAGAGATGGACATACAAATATCGTCATGTCGTATGAGCCTAGACCTGGTCGAATCACACATCATAGGTTTAGGTGGGATGTATTTACTCTTAATCGGAAGATAATCTCTACTACAGCACACATAGTGATGCAAGTGGTTGGGACGTGGTGTACAGTCGATCTCCTATTGCGGCGCCGCACTGTTAAGATGTCAGGACGGCCTCTACTTGCGTCGAGGATGTTAGGATGGCCTTCACTTGCGTCGCATTAAATGtagatcacttccttgcaggtggAGGACGGCTGGTGAGCCGCCTCTAGTTGATCTTTCTCCAAGGTCTGACGACTCACCCCCGGGGCTTCGGAAAGCCTACCTAGACTCCAGAGGGCAAGGGCTCCGGAGACTGGGGCTTCAGAAGGCCAGGGCTCCGGAGGGTTCTGGAGCCTAGTGATCTGCAAAGCGTCTGAGGACTCGTTTCTCCAGAAGCGCGGGCTGGCGGGGCCAGGAGCGTTGGGGGTCCTTAATGACGActcccaacagtagcccctcgtgAGGCCGACCAGCGAACCGTAGTTTTTTGGGAGCAGGGTCCCTGGCTATGCAGTCGATGGCTTGCGGGTCTTTGTCTTTGTGCAAATCATTTGGAAGGTCCCAACCAGTTGGTTTGGAATTTGACTGTCTGATGACTCCTGTGAAAGGGGTATTAAATGTGACCTGCGGTTAGTAGGCGATGGCGCCTTGTCAGGTGATAGGGGGCGGGCGTGGTGCCTCATCGTAGGAGGGTTGGGGGGGAGCGGTTTCGCTCCCCTATGATTGCGGCCTCGTGGATGAAAGGACAGGGCGTGCACGGGTTTCCGCAGGAGTAAATAACTCCCcccttatctttataaggagagggtcTCGTTCGAGCGGCAGTTTTACTCAGCACCTTGTTCCTATCTTCGTTTGTATCCACGTCCGCCCGTCTGTTCTATTACAACGCTTACAGCCTCCACCGTCGATCAGTGTTCCTCGCCACCTCCTTGGGGCCCTCATGGCCAGTTCCAGCGCTTGAGGCGGGGTCAATATGTCATCGATGGGTGGGGTCGACGAGGCGTACGGGGCGGTCGGTACTCAGGTGGCACCGATTCATCCGCCGCTGTCTGGGTCGCCATCGGGCGTGGATCTCCGTCGCGCTAGCAAGAAGTATCCCCAGCAAACCAGCGTGCTAGGGGAATCCGTTATTGATGACGCTGCGCTTTATCGAATGGttgaggaggggaagatcccttCTAGATCCGTCGTCCaggctcgggggggggggggggggggggagattccGGACCCTCGGGGTCATGAGACTGCGTTGTTTGAAGCCTTCCTTGACGCGGGTCTTTTCTTTCCGGCATGACGCTCCTTGACGGGGTGCTTCACTACTTCTTCGTGGAGCTCCCGTAGCTCCACGCCAACTCCATCGCTCACTTGTCCATCTTCGAATATACCATGCGAGCAGAGGGGTGTATTTTTACCACCATCCATTATGTGAGTTGTCAACTGAAGACAAATGGAGGACGAGGTGATGAAGGCCTTCAGCTTCAACAGcgtcaacttccagatacggcccTCAGCTTTGGTCATTGTTGGTGCAAGAAATATCTTGCGCGAATAAATGCGACGAGAGTTTACTCATATGagtgactcaagcttggagaagaagtagagagagGAATACCAAATATGTTGATGGTAAAAAGAATCGGGGCTTAGTCTAATGCCCATGAATTTGTATTTATAGTACCAACATGATGTGAAATGTACAAGTATACCCCTACAGAGATGATCATACAAATATTGTCATGTCGCATAGGCCTAGACCTGGTCGAATCATACAACGTTCCATTgctttcaaaattaaaaatactattgaaatagtcataaaaattctactttttttttatagtttagagaatactatgatctagtactccaaattttttttaactcaaacaattatGTGTATAacgagaaataaaaaagacaaatatcaTTGTATAGAGTCAGACTCTGACACTCTatacaataaaatttgtcttttttctatataatgaaatttatttttttctcgttGTACATATCATATACTCCATCTgtctcaaaatagataacattttAGTCTCTTatataatattcaaaatatatgaCGTTCTATAATTTCGAGGTAACTTTAGCCTAAGTTCTTCATTCTTATTCTTTCATTAAGTAACTTTTCTCCTAATATAAATCTCATTTTCCGTGTAAttaatgatattaaaaaaaaataagatgatTATTTTATCTTTCACTTTAATACTTGTGCCTAACTCTAaaagatcatctattttgagacTGATGGAGTATTATTTAAACTTTTTAGAGAGTTAAATCATAGTATCTTTTACACTATCAAAAATTTTAaagactatttcgatagtgtttcaAATTTTAAGAGCAATGGAAAgtgacatttttattttttaaaacttatCGCTCGTTAGAAGGCCAGTGGGTGACAATAgcctagttttataattttttcaaatggacgtttatttttgtaatttgttgattttcaaaatataaaaatataaaaatgcaGAAAAGAAACGTGATGACCTGGGCCTCATCGACGGCCCATTTAGTGTCTTCGCCAAACCTACAGTTTATGGCTttctgagattttttttttcgggAGGTTCTGCGATTCGTTCACCATTAGTGCGTACTGGCCCGATATCCAATAAGCACATGGCCCCATGCGGGCCATGGTTTTGGATATTAAGGCCCAAGGCCCAGATTGCTCGAGGCCCAGATTGTCCAAGGTCCAACGCCTCAAGCCCATAGGACGAGGCCCGAAACCTACCCCAGTCCACTCCCACTCATCTTCATTTCCGAGCCTAAAAAGAGGAAAAATTTCAAACCCTCGTCTCCGGCGGCGGCTCCATGAACGTGTTCGCGggggtcggcggcggcgcggcggcgagggatGCGGCTCCCGCGGGCGAAGCAAGGGCTC comes from the Phragmites australis chromosome 22, lpPhrAust1.1, whole genome shotgun sequence genome and includes:
- the LOC133904797 gene encoding phytoene synthase 2, chloroplastic-like is translated as MPGSSAVWAAHRGCCSLHPQRRRHHPRRGSLPLPLPPPSRRGGASLTRPHASLAAVRTASEEAVYEVVMRQAALVEDAAGRRPRWAEEEDEAASGDAGLLGWGLLGDAYDRCGEVCAEYAKTFYLGTQLMTPERRKAVWAIYVWCRRTDELVDGPNASYITPTALDRWEKRLEDLFEGHPYDMFDAALSDTVSKFPVDIQPFKDMIEGMRLDLWKSRYRSFDELYLYCYYVAGTVGLMTVPVMGIAPDSKASTESVYNAALALGIANQLTNILRDVGEDARRGRIYLPMDELAQAGLTEEDIFRGKVTDKWRRFMKGQIQRARLFFDEAEKGVAHLDSPSRWPVLASLWLYRQILDAIEANDYNNFTKRAYVGKAKKLLSLPVAYARAAVAS